In one Armatimonadota bacterium genomic region, the following are encoded:
- a CDS encoding LuxR C-terminal-related transcriptional regulator: MALCYALQVSALLAADGGDYVRAARVLGAAEAHLESLRLSTPEWVVTDQTAVGRAIVTILRALGRDAFGAAWVEGRRMPLPVVIDYATGRLTLPAPTPVPSERKSDRPLLSPREWEVARLVTRGLSNREIARTLVISERTVDAHLRHILDKLGFTSRTQVAAWVAVADTAPPPSRGVPPE; encoded by the coding sequence GTGGCCCTGTGTTACGCCCTCCAGGTGAGCGCGCTGTTGGCCGCCGACGGCGGCGACTACGTCCGCGCCGCGCGGGTGCTGGGGGCGGCGGAGGCGCACCTGGAGAGCCTGCGGCTGTCCACACCCGAATGGGTCGTGACAGATCAGACGGCCGTGGGGCGCGCCATCGTGACGATCCTGCGCGCACTGGGACGGGACGCCTTCGGTGCCGCGTGGGTGGAGGGACGGCGGATGCCCCTGCCCGTGGTGATCGACTATGCCACGGGACGCCTCACCCTGCCGGCCCCCACGCCCGTCCCTTCGGAGAGGAAGTCCGACCGCCCCCTGCTCAGCCCACGGGAGTGGGAGGTGGCCCGGCTGGTCACCCGGGGGCTCTCCAACCGCGAGATCGCCCGCACGCTGGTGATCAGCGAGCGCACGGTGGACGCCCACCTGCGCCACATCCTGGACAAGCTGGGTTTTACCTCCCGCACCCAGGTCGCTGCCTGGGTGGCCGTGGCCGACACCGCCCCGCCCCCCTCCCGAGGCGTCCCGCCCGAATAG